A segment of the Staphylococcus ratti genome:
GCAAAAAATACTTTAAAAGGTATTGAATGTATTTACGCTCTATATAAAAAGAACCGCAGATCTCTTAAGATCTACGGATTTCCCCATGCCACGAAATTAGCATCATGCTAGCAAGTTAAGCGAACATTGACATGATATATTAGTGGTTAGCTATATTTTTTACTTTGCAACAGAACCCTATTACTTAAATATAAAATAAGTATTTTCTTATAAAAAATGTTAGTGTAAAATGAATTTATAAGGATAAAATGAAGGAGAAAGAAAATGGCATATACAATTATAATGATTACATCCATATTTTGTTTATTATCGGCATTCACACCATTAGTATTTTATATATATAAAAGAAAAAGAGGTAAATAAATGAAAAATTTAGATGAATACAATCATCCTTGACATGATATATTACGGTTAGCTATATTTTTTACTTTGCAACAGAACCAAAAATTTTGTTATAATATGCATTTAAACACCTCCTCAAACATTCTACATGATTTATAGTGAAATTTTAACCAAAACAAAAAAGTTTATACTTTTGAGGATTAAATTTATTATTGGAAAGTAAAGTCAGTAATACAACTGAACCTCCTTCTAAAATACTAAACTGTCACTACGAACGCTATCCATCTATTGTATCTAGATCATCTTTTAAAAATATTTTCTTTTCTATTCATTTCAGTAACTTGACCAACGGCCCACTTGAAAAAATAAATATAATGCAACGCGTCTCTTTGGCTAAAAATTGGGATAATTTACGCAGTCGTATCATCACGAATCTTTTTGTCATTAATACAAAAAAAAATTAAGCAACTTTATGCTGCTTAATCTTTTTAGTTTTGCGCTCTAATCCCATTTAACAGAGCACTGTTTTCTCATTATATGGATTTTACCGGTTGCGCAACTTCATGATTGTAGTCAATTTCATAACCCATATCTTTAATCATGTCGTAATCCAATTGGTTTGGTTGGCCTCCAGTAATAAGGTAATCTCCAACGAAAATGGAATTAGCCACCATTAAAGCCGTAGACTGCAATGAACGTAAATTGACTTCGCGGCCACCTGCAATACGGATTTCTTTTGTAGGGTTAATCAATCTGAACAGTGCTAAAATGCGTAAGCAACGCATCGGTGTAAGTTGATCCATCCCACCAAATTTAGTCCCTTTAATAGGGTGTAAAAAGTTTACCGGTATACTATCAGCGTCAATCTCTCTTAACGCAAAAGCCATATCAACGATATCTTGATTAGATTCACCCATACCACAAATCACACCCGAACATGGTGAAATATTGTTTGCTTTCATCGTTTCGATGGTGTCTACACGATCTTGGTATGTATGCGTCGTTACGACTTCTTCGTGGTAGTTTTCACTCGTATTTAAGTTGTGATTATAACGATCTACACCTGCTGCTTTAAGTTGTGCTGCTTGCTTTTCATTAGTAAGCCCTAAGCACGCACATATTTTGAGTTGTGGATGCTCTGCCTTAATACGTTCAACAGATGCCGTAATGTGATTCACTTCTTTGTCACTAGGCCCTCTACCGCTCATCACGATACAATATGTACCGATTTCATTTTCTGCCGCAACTTTTGCCCCTTCCGTAATTTGGTTCTCTGGAATTAAAGCATAGCGTTGTTTTTCTTTCATTTCACGCGATTGACCACAATAGCCGCAATCTTCCGGACAAATACCACTTTTAGCATTTAATATCATATTCAATTTCACTTTATGACCATAATAATGTTTTCTAAGTTGATACGCTTCATGAACGATTTCCATCGTATCTACAGTTTCGTCAATAAATAAGTCATATGCTTCTTTTTGAGTTAAGGGTGTACCTTGTAAAATGCGCCTTGCTAAATTCATGTAAAAACCTCCTAATCTATAGGACAGTATAGCACAATTGTAAACATAATTATAAATAAGTTTACATTACAAGGCAGATTAAAACGCTAAAGTTTTAATATACGTTATGCTTTAATTAACAGCTAATCATCTTCATCATCACTATCGTCGTCGTCCCAATTATCATCATCTGCGTGTGTATAAGGCGTTTGTAATGTATTTTGTGGTGGAGCAAGCGCATTTGATGGTTCCACAACCGATGGTGTATTTGAAGGCGTTGTTGTAGCAGTTTGACCTTGTCCACCATTTTCTATAGCCGCTTCTCTAGTAAACCAAGACACGGAAGTCACTTTTCCTGTTACACGATTAATCATCACATTGGCACCTTCTAGCGCATTCACATGTTGTGTTACAGCATAGTACTCTGTTTGCTTCGATTGGTGACGTTTCATCGCCACAAATGTTCCACCAACATGTTTTTTCGCAATAGCTTTAGCTTCACTTTCACCAATTTTAACTCCGCTAACTTTTCGCTTTTCTTTGTCCTTTTGCTCTTTCGTCTTTGGTTTGTGTATCGATTTTGTCTTCGTCATTTGTTTCACAGATTCATTTTTTCGGTCGATAATAATACGATACTCTGAATACTCACTGATAAAGTGTACATCAAATTCCGTCTCATTCTTGCGTAATTGAATATTTTTCACTTTACCGTCGTAACGCTTTTCTACTAACTGTTTGGCTTTCTCCTCACTCATGAGCGTTTGATTCGCATTTACATAAATTACAACTCCTAAAAAAAGCGTTAATAGTAAACTGATGACAATGAGTACTATCTTAATGAATGGTTTCATTTGGACCTCCTTTTGGAATAATTAAAGTAAATGTCGTTCCTTTATTAACTTGGCTTTCTACTTTTATTTTTATGTTGAGTTGTGTTGTGATTTCCCGGGCAATAGACAGTCCTAATCCCGAACCTCCTGTTTTTCGCGAACGTGCTTTATCCACACGATAAAAACGGGTGAAGATATGTGGAATCTCTTCTTCTGGGATACCGATGCCATCGTCGGTTATCGAAAGAAATACATGTGTGTGCGTTTCAGTCAACGTCATATCAATCCGTGTTTTTCCGTACTTATGCGCATTATCCATAAAAATATGTAACAATTGTTTGAAAGAGGGTACATCTAACCATATCTCCCCTTGTTGCATATGGTTATGTACGTTTAATGTTTGAGGGTATACTTTCGACATTCTTTCAACCATTTCATATACAATACAAGCTACATTAACATATTCTAGATGCCGCTCCGTCTTACTCTCCGTCAGTTGTGCGAAGTAAAGCAGTTGCTCTGTTAAATATTTCATTTTTTGAGCCTCATCATGTATCGCATGAATACTTTCATCTAACGTTTTTTCATCTTTTTTCCCAAAACGCTTCAACATTTGACTATAGGAACTAATTACTGTGATAGGTGTTTTTAATTCATGTGAAGCATTCATTATAAAAGCTTGTTGCTTTTCATCGTGCGCTCTTAGTTTGTACATCATGTCATTAAAAGCTCTAGATAATACTTTAAGCTCATAAGAATCATTCTTTTGTATTTCAACTGGTTGATAGGCTTTCGTATCTTTTGTCTCTTTAATCCGTTGAATTAAATTCAAAATGGGTTCCGTAATTACACGTGCAATGATATTGTTAATATAAAAAATGAGCAGTAAAACAAAAAGCGTTGACCCCATTAAAATCCATTTCAGTATTTGAAAAGATTCATATTTAAAATCGACATTTTCAAACAACTGTAAATTCGTCACTTCTCCATCCTTCCAAACGATTGGAAGTGAAACCATCGCAAAATAATGCCCCTTATATTCAATTGTCTTCTTATATTGATTAGGTTGATAATCTTGCTCCATATTGTTATACGATACATCTGTCGCAAATTTTACAATTGCAATATCATCTTGGTTAACGACACTAATGTAACCATCTGACAAAATATAACCATGATTCATAATTTCAGCATTCGTTTGATTTTCAGAAGCTTTGATTTCTTCCATGATATTGATACTACGATTTTCTAATTGATTTAATTCTGACTCTAGAGCATAATGCTTAAACAAAAAATAAACAAGCATATTCACACATATCACAATAACGACGGTCATCAATGTAATATACAACTGTATTCGTGTTCCTAATCGCATAACATCAATCCTTTATCATGTAGCCATAACCACGTACACTCGAAATTAATGAAGGTTTGCTTTTATCCAATTTTTTACGCAGATGTCTTATGTACACATCGACCACGTTTGTATCTCCTTGATAATCATACTCCCACACTTTAGAAATAATTTGTTCTCGTTCTAATGCTTGGTTTTTATTCTTTAATAAGTAAACAAGAAGTTCATATTCTTTCGGCGTCAAATTAATCAATGTGCCATCTCGGTAAACCTCTCGTGTATTGGTATCTACACGAATGTTTCGATATATTAACGGATGTGCTACAGGTACCACTTGAGGTTGTATCGCTTTTAAATGCACACGTATGCGCGCAAGCAACTCTTCAATTTCAAACGGTTTTGTCACGTAATCATTTGCGCCTGAATCTAAACCGCTCACTTTATCTGTAACCGCATCTCTAGCTGTCAACATAATCACTTTAATTGCTTTATCTTTTATTCGAATACGACGTAAAACTTCTAAGCCATTCAGTTCAGGTAACATCACATCTAAAAGTATTAAATCAAAATCCTGTTCACCAAATTTTTGTAATGCCTCTTTTCCTGTATAAGCAATTGCCACATCATAGTCTGCAAATTCCAACTCTAATTGCAATACACGTGCAATTTTTTCATCATCTTCAACAATTAAAATACGTTCCATTTCATCCCCCTACCTTAAATGTAAACCTGTAAACTGCCAATAAATAAAATAAAAAGTAACCATAATACCCACATAAACTGGCATCAACCAAATGCTTAATTGTGCGAGTTGTTTTGTCGTAAACGGTCGCTCTTTCAATTCATAAAAGATAAGTAACGCCTTTGAACTTACAGGTAACGTCACACAATAATTTATTCCAATTAATGCTATAAAGACTACTGCAACATCATTAAGGTTGAATAGCTGGCTTAACAATAAAAACACTGGTATGAGCACAACTGCTCTAGTCGTGTGACTTGTGATTAATAGGTGAGAAAGCACACTTATAACACTAATGAGAAAGATTAAAACCCCTTCATTCGTCGTAGGGATATCATGTAAGACTTCTATCATATGCTTTTGAAAGTAAGCAATGACTTTATATTTTACGAGCAATTTACCTAAAACCGTCGCACTCGCAACAAAAAAGATTAAACTCCACGACACTTTTTTAAGTGCACTACTCCATCCTATTAAATTAAACTGTGGTAATAACATCACAAAACTCATCGCAATCGTAATAAAAGCGATATCAAAGCCATGCAATGATTCTGTAAGCCATAACAAAATAGTTACCCCAATAAGGATTAAAGCCGTTTTTTCTTTTTGAGTAAAAGGTTGTTTAGACCTTCGCATCAATTGGTTATTTTCATATGTTGTCAAACTTAATGAATCTTCTGGTTTAATACGCCAATACATTATAGTAACTGTGATGACACTGACAATTAGCGCGAAAGGTAACCCCCATAGTAAAAAATCCATGTATGTTATATGTGAATCTGTTTGGCTTTCTAAAATACCAATTCCGATGAGATGGCTCCCTGCTCCAATCAACGTAGCATTTGTTAACATTAATATCATAATCGGAATAAGCAATCCTAAAAATGATGTGTATTTCGAAAACTGTATTTTTAGTGCTTTAAAAATAGGGATAAATGCTGCTGCACGACTGGATGTAGAAGGAATAGTGAAAGTCATGAATAGTACAGTAATAATAATGAATATTACTGCACGAAACATTGAATCGCAGTGTTTTGCCATCCATCCTACGAGTCGATCAAGTAAGCCACTCGTTTCAATGACGGCACTAATAATGAAAGCACCTATCATTAGCCACACAATATGTTGATTAAACGCATTAAAAAGCATGTCTTCCGGGATCCCTAAAAGTACAGCAATGACAAGACAGAGCATACCTGCCAGTCCGGCAGGTATTTTCGAAAATACAAATAAACCAAGCGCAAGTATAAAACACATAAGACTTACTTTACCGAGGTAGCTCAATTCCATCCCAATAAATATATATAAAGACACTGTGACAAAACTTAACCATGCCACAAGTTGTGTTA
Coding sequences within it:
- the bioB gene encoding biotin synthase BioB translates to MNLARRILQGTPLTQKEAYDLFIDETVDTMEIVHEAYQLRKHYYGHKVKLNMILNAKSGICPEDCGYCGQSREMKEKQRYALIPENQITEGAKVAAENEIGTYCIVMSGRGPSDKEVNHITASVERIKAEHPQLKICACLGLTNEKQAAQLKAAGVDRYNHNLNTSENYHEEVVTTHTYQDRVDTIETMKANNISPCSGVICGMGESNQDIVDMAFALREIDADSIPVNFLHPIKGTKFGGMDQLTPMRCLRILALFRLINPTKEIRIAGGREVNLRSLQSTALMVANSIFVGDYLITGGQPNQLDYDMIKDMGYEIDYNHEVAQPVKSI
- a CDS encoding PepSY domain-containing protein, with product MKPFIKIVLIVISLLLTLFLGVVIYVNANQTLMSEEKAKQLVEKRYDGKVKNIQLRKNETEFDVHFISEYSEYRIIIDRKNESVKQMTKTKSIHKPKTKEQKDKEKRKVSGVKIGESEAKAIAKKHVGGTFVAMKRHQSKQTEYYAVTQHVNALEGANVMINRVTGKVTSVSWFTREAAIENGGQGQTATTTPSNTPSVVEPSNALAPPQNTLQTPYTHADDDNWDDDDSDDEDD
- a CDS encoding HAMP domain-containing sensor histidine kinase, producing the protein MRLGTRIQLYITLMTVVIVICVNMLVYFLFKHYALESELNQLENRSINIMEEIKASENQTNAEIMNHGYILSDGYISVVNQDDIAIVKFATDVSYNNMEQDYQPNQYKKTIEYKGHYFAMVSLPIVWKDGEVTNLQLFENVDFKYESFQILKWILMGSTLFVLLLIFYINNIIARVITEPILNLIQRIKETKDTKAYQPVEIQKNDSYELKVLSRAFNDMMYKLRAHDEKQQAFIMNASHELKTPITVISSYSQMLKRFGKKDEKTLDESIHAIHDEAQKMKYLTEQLLYFAQLTESKTERHLEYVNVACIVYEMVERMSKVYPQTLNVHNHMQQGEIWLDVPSFKQLLHIFMDNAHKYGKTRIDMTLTETHTHVFLSITDDGIGIPEEEIPHIFTRFYRVDKARSRKTGGSGLGLSIAREITTQLNIKIKVESQVNKGTTFTLIIPKGGPNETIH
- a CDS encoding response regulator transcription factor, encoding MERILIVEDDEKIARVLQLELEFADYDVAIAYTGKEALQKFGEQDFDLILLDVMLPELNGLEVLRRIRIKDKAIKVIMLTARDAVTDKVSGLDSGANDYVTKPFEIEELLARIRVHLKAIQPQVVPVAHPLIYRNIRVDTNTREVYRDGTLINLTPKEYELLVYLLKNKNQALEREQIISKVWEYDYQGDTNVVDVYIRHLRKKLDKSKPSLISSVRGYGYMIKD
- a CDS encoding SLC13 family permease, whose product is MMRVNLSLTQLVAWLSFVTVSLYIFIGMELSYLGKVSLMCFILALGLFVFSKIPAGLAGMLCLVIAVLLGIPEDMLFNAFNQHIVWLMIGAFIISAVIETSGLLDRLVGWMAKHCDSMFRAVIFIIITVLFMTFTIPSTSSRAAAFIPIFKALKIQFSKYTSFLGLLIPIMILMLTNATLIGAGSHLIGIGILESQTDSHITYMDFLLWGLPFALIVSVITVTIMYWRIKPEDSLSLTTYENNQLMRRSKQPFTQKEKTALILIGVTILLWLTESLHGFDIAFITIAMSFVMLLPQFNLIGWSSALKKVSWSLIFFVASATVLGKLLVKYKVIAYFQKHMIEVLHDIPTTNEGVLIFLISVISVLSHLLITSHTTRAVVLIPVFLLLSQLFNLNDVAVVFIALIGINYCVTLPVSSKALLIFYELKERPFTTKQLAQLSIWLMPVYVGIMVTFYFIYWQFTGLHLR